A window of Kribbella sp. NBC_00382 genomic DNA:
CGCCGCTGTCTATCTCCAACTTGATTGCATTGGGGGCTTCCGGCGTACTGGAGTGGCTCGGGGAGGACACTGCCGCCCAGCAGGCGTTGCAGATCGTGCGGCTGCTGGCGATGCTCATCGCGATCGGGCTGATCGCAGTACTGGGGTTGCGGTCGTCGATCCACAACGCGGCGCGGGCCGTGGGAATCGCCTTGCTGGCCTTGGTTCAGCTGGGGCCGACGGCGCACGACTGGTACTTCATCTGGTGCTTGCCGTTCCTGGCGGTGGCACGCCCTGGCCGCAAGCTCACCACCGCCCTGATCGGCGTCAGCATCGTCCTGACCATCGCCTCGCCGCTCAACTCTTCGCTGCGCGGCGCAATCATCCCCATCCTCGTCACGACTGCCCTGGTGCTGGTCGTAGTCGGCTGCCTACTCGGCCGCCTCCGCACCCTGCAACCTGCTCGCCCTGTACCGACCAAGGTCCCCGCCAAGGTTGCTGCTACAGCTGGCTAATCGCCTGATGTAGTTCGGCGTGGAGGTCGCGGTGAGTGGAGCGATCGACCTTGACCTCTACTACGTCGATACCGGCGACTGTGCGGGCCAGTACTTCGCGCAGTTGGTCTGCTGTCTCCACCAGCTGGTGTGGCGTGCCGGTGGCGGCGCAGAGTGCTGCGAGGTCGACGTTGTGCGGTGTGCCGAAGACACGCTCGAAGTAGTCGGCATGGTCGCCACCACCCTGCTCAAGCGTGGCGAAGATACCTCCGCCGTTGTCGTTGAGCACCACGATCCGCAGATCCGGGCGAGGCTCGGCAGGCCCGATCACCAGCCCGTTGCTGTCATGCAGAAAGGCCAGATCACCAACCAGCGCGTACGTCGCACCCGCATTAGCCAGTGCAGCGCCCACGGCGGTAGAGAGCGTGCCGTCGATCCCCGCCAGCCCACGGTTGGCCACCGTACGGATCGGAACGACCGGAGCCAGATCGAGATCCCGCACGGGATTGGAGGAGGCGACGACGAGCATGCCGTCGGCTCCGACGACTTCACCGAGTACGGCCGCAATCACTGGTCCTGAGAGCCCACCGGCAAACACCTTGTCCATGGCGGCTCGGGCCAATTGGTCGGCATGCTGCCAACGGTCCAGCCAATCGGTCTGATCGGAGCCGATCACCTCAAGGCCGGTGACGACCGAAGCCGCACGGTGAGCGGCGTCGGGCCAGAGGCCGGTCGGCGCGACCACGATCACCTCGACATCAGGACGAGCGAGCAGCTTGGAGACCGGCCGCGACAACGTCGGATGCCCGAACACGATCACCCGCTCGATCTCCGCCCCGAGCGAAGACAGCGCGGGCGAAGCCGTCACCGCGGAAGACGTCGGCGCAGCCGCCGCTGCGGATGACGTCGCCGCGGATGACGTCGCCGCCTGAGATGTTGCTGCCAGCAACAAACGGTAGGACGAGATGACGGCCGGTCCGGTTCTCGCCCGGCTGGATGGTTCGGCGAAGAGGGGCCAGTTGCCTGCCTCGGCGGCTAGGCGTGCGGCTTGGGAGGCGCCGTCGCCTGCGACTACAACCGTCTTCGGGCCGGGGGCTACGGCGGACGGCTGGGCTCCGGTGGCGTGGACGCTTGTCCAGGGGCCGGTGGTGCGGCCATCGAGCGGCTCCGGCCAGTCTCCATCGCCAGTTGGGACCAGCGGCTCGACTAGTGGGCAGTTGAGGTGGACCGGGCCCGGGTCGGCGGTACGCGCGCCGACAGCGGTCGACACCGCGCGTGCGATCTGCGAGCGCCAGTAGGCGACTTGGCCGACCTGCTTGCTCGGCGTACCGAGCTCGTGGAACAGGCGAACAGCATCACCGAACACCTTGAGCTGGTCGGTGGTCTGGTTGGCGCCGGTCCCCCGCAGCTCCGGCGGGCGGTCCGCACTCAGCACGATGAGAGGCAGGCCGCTGTGGGACGCCTCTAGTACTGCCGGGTGGAGGTTCGCGACCGCAGTACCGGAGGTCGTCACCACCGGCACCGGCAGACCCGTCCCACGGATCAAGCCGATCGCCAGGAAGCCCGCAGTACGTTCGTCGATGCGCACATGCAGACGCAGTCGCCCGTCCCGGTCAGCAGCGGCCAGCGCGAGAGCCAGTGGCGTACTACGTGAGCCAGGAGCCAGCACCGCCTCCCGCACGCCGGACCTGATCAGCTCGTCGACCACCACAGTCGCGAATGCCGTGGACGGGTTCATCCAACACTCCCCTTCAATGCTTCGACCCTCGCCAGCCGTTGCTCCCACTTGGCAGTGGTCGCTTGGTCGGCGGTTGGCAACTCTGTAGCAGGTACTAGGCGCTTCACCGGCAGGAAGCCGTTGACTGGCAGCAGCGGCTCATCGACAACCTCTGCTGTGAACATGGAGACAGTGGCGAGACCACACGCGTAGGGCAGCTCGGGGAGAGCCGCTGCCAGCGCTACTCCGGCAGCGATCCCGATGGACGTCTCCAACGCGGATGAGACGACCACGGGCAGTCCGATCTGCTCAGCGATGTCGAGACAGGCCCGGACGCCACCGATCGGCTGGACCTTCAGTACTGCGATGTCGGCGGCCTCAAGCTTCTTCACCCGCAGGGGATCCTCGGCGCGACGGATGGACTCATCCGCAGCAACCAGTACGTCGGTACGCCGGCGTACAGCCGCCAGGTCTTCCACCGACGCGCACGGCTGCTCGACATACTCCAGGTCGAAGCGCCTGAGCTCCTTCAACGCCCGCAGCGCTTCATCCACAGACCAAGCCCCGTTGGCATCAATGCGCACCTGCCCGCCGCCGATAGCGTCCCGGACCGCCTCCACCCGCTCCAGGTCATCCGCCAGCGTCTGCCCCGGCTCAGCCACCTTCACCTTCGCCGTGGCGCACCCGGACGCCCGCACGATTGCCGCAGCCTTCTCCGGCCCGATCGCCGGC
This region includes:
- the menD gene encoding 2-succinyl-5-enolpyruvyl-6-hydroxy-3-cyclohexene-1-carboxylic-acid synthase, which produces MNPSTAFATVVVDELIRSGVREAVLAPGSRSTPLALALAAADRDGRLRLHVRIDERTAGFLAIGLIRGTGLPVPVVTTSGTAVANLHPAVLEASHSGLPLIVLSADRPPELRGTGANQTTDQLKVFGDAVRLFHELGTPSKQVGQVAYWRSQIARAVSTAVGARTADPGPVHLNCPLVEPLVPTGDGDWPEPLDGRTTGPWTSVHATGAQPSAVAPGPKTVVVAGDGASQAARLAAEAGNWPLFAEPSSRARTGPAVISSYRLLLAATSQAATSSAATSSAAAAAPTSSAVTASPALSSLGAEIERVIVFGHPTLSRPVSKLLARPDVEVIVVAPTGLWPDAAHRAASVVTGLEVIGSDQTDWLDRWQHADQLARAAMDKVFAGGLSGPVIAAVLGEVVGADGMLVVASSNPVRDLDLAPVVPIRTVANRGLAGIDGTLSTAVGAALANAGATYALVGDLAFLHDSNGLVIGPAEPRPDLRIVVLNDNGGGIFATLEQGGGDHADYFERVFGTPHNVDLAALCAATGTPHQLVETADQLREVLARTVAGIDVVEVKVDRSTHRDLHAELHQAISQL
- a CDS encoding o-succinylbenzoate synthase, with product MITYAIGLKNKFRGITVREGMLFEGPAGWAEWSPFLDYDDATCVAWLRAAYEAAYDGWPAAVRSEVPVNCTVPAIGPEKAAAIVRASGCATAKVKVAEPGQTLADDLERVEAVRDAIGGGQVRIDANGAWSVDEALRALKELRRFDLEYVEQPCASVEDLAAVRRRTDVLVAADESIRRAEDPLRVKKLEAADIAVLKVQPIGGVRACLDIAEQIGLPVVVSSALETSIGIAAGVALAAALPELPYACGLATVSMFTAEVVDEPLLPVNGFLPVKRLVPATELPTADQATTAKWEQRLARVEALKGSVG